From a region of the Zingiber officinale cultivar Zhangliang chromosome 4B, Zo_v1.1, whole genome shotgun sequence genome:
- the LOC121975943 gene encoding arabinogalactan protein 1-like encodes MASSFALIAFAFLSLAVAASAQGPAAAPLRPPAAAPAKPPALAPVQPPVPAPLPPPPSAAPVTPPAAAPVSTPPAAAPVAKSPALSPPAPPTSAPASSSITRSPAAAPTSPPPSSNGAVALSFSWIAFAAVAALAM; translated from the coding sequence ATGGCCTCCAGTTTCGCCTTGATCGCCTTCGCCTTCTTGTCGCTCGCCGTGGCGGCCTCCGCCCAGGGCCCAGCCGCTGCCCCCTTGAGGCCGCCCGCCGCTGCCCCGGCGAAACCCCCCGCTCTGGCCCCCGTTCAGCCGCCGGTTCCGGCCCCCCTGCCTCCTCCGCCCTCCGCCGCCCCAGTTACTCCCCCAGCCGCGGCGCCCGTATCTACACCCCCTGCCGCCGCCCCTGTCGCCAAGTCGCCCGCTCTCTCCCCTCCCGCACCGCCGACCTCCGCCCCCGCGTCGTCGTCCATTACCAGATCCCCCGCCGCCGCTCCCACCTCCCCGCCTCCGTCTAGTAACGGCGCAGTTGCCCTTTCCTTCAGTTGGATCGCCTTCGCGGCCGTCGCCGCCCTCGCGATGTAG
- the LOC121975942 gene encoding uncharacterized protein LOC121975942, whose translation MALNQRPGRIDHWRPASSSNGGGRSDDERSSGRKLLLLPRLVPPRSSFSSWAKWLIGSALALLIPLWKKGWPALLRIEEEVEKVADAAEVAAEVVEQIAGVVEKVSSEVAEKLPEESKLKGAVLLVEQVSKEAAEEAQAARDIIHKVNEVRQEVEKITLDAGKEDHKK comes from the exons ATGGCTCTGAACCAGCGGCCAGGCAGGATCGATCATTGGCGGCCGGCGTCGTCCTCGAACGGCGGCGGGCGCAGTGACGACGAGCGATCATCCGGacggaagcttcttcttcttcctcgactCGTTCCTCCTCGATCGTCCTTCTCGTCTTG GGCGAAATGGTTGATCGGCTCCGCATTGGCTCTGCTGATTCCCCTGTGGAAGAAGGGGTGGCCCGCCTTGCTGCGAATAGAGGAGGAGGTGGAGAAGGTGGCGGATGCGGCGGAGGTGGCGGCGGAGGTGGTGGAGCAGATCGCCGGAGTGGTGGAGAAGGTCTCGTCGGAGGTGGCGGAGAAACTTCCGGAAGAGAGCAAGCTGAAGGGCGCGGTGCTGCTGGTCGAGCAGGTGTCGAAGGAAGCAGCGGAGGAGGCCCAAGCTGCTAGAGACATCATCCACAAG GTGAATGAAGTGAGGCAGGAGGTGGAGAAGATTACTCTCGACGCCGGAAAGGAAGATCACAAAAAATAG
- the LOC121975941 gene encoding cytochrome c oxidase subunit 6b-3-like, which translates to MAEVAPEKPPTLAEENTADASLGEIIAGNTSETAVPEFAEQKADETLAAEEVSATENTTNETTQEQDAEEPEIKIETAPADFRFPTTNQTRHCFTRYIEYHRCVTAKGEDAPECNKFAKYYRSLCPSEWVERWNEQRANGTFPGPL; encoded by the exons GAGAATACTGCCGATGCCAGTTTAGGGGAAATCATTGCGGGAAACACTAGTGAAACTGCTGTCCCTGAATTTGCTGAGCAGAAGGCAGATGAAACCCTTGCCGCTGAGGAAGTCAGTGCTACTGAAAACACCACTAATGAGACTACACAGGAACAAGATGCCGAAGAACCAGAGATAAAG ATTGAGACAGCACCTGCTGATTTCCGCTTCCCCACTACAAATCAAACAAGGCATTGCTTTACTCGCTATATTGAATATCACAG GTGCGTCACTGCCAAGGGAGAAGATGCTCCTGAATGCAATAAATTTGCCAAATACTATCGATCACTATGCCCAAGTGAATGG GTAGAACGATGGAATGAACAACGAGCAAATGGCACCTTCCCTGGCCCTCTGTGA